Genomic DNA from Bacteroides zhangwenhongii:
ACTTCTCATTGTTCCAGTCATTGCCGGACTCTTGGGCGATTGACCAGATATTCCCGATTATGCCTATACAGCGGTTGGATGAAAAGCCCGAACGTTCGGCTACTTTGCAGGATATAACCTGTGATTCGGACGGTAAGATTGCCAACTTTATTTCTACGCGTAATGTAGCTCATTATCTGCCTGTACATGCTTTGAAGAAAACGGAGCCTTATTATGTCGCTGTTTTCCTTGTGGGGGCTTATCAGGAGATTTTGGGAGATATGCATAACTTATTCGGTGACACGAATGCCGTACACGTTTCGGTGAATGAGAAGGGATACAGTATCGAACAGATTATTGATGGAGAAACGGTAGCGGAAGTACTGGACTATGTGCAATACAGTCCGAAGAAACTGGTACGTACACTCGAAACTTGGGTGACGAAATCGGTGAAAGAGGGTAAGATCTCTTTGGAAGAAGGAAAAGAATTTCTTTCCAACTACCGTTCGGGACTTTATGGATATACGTATTTGGAATAATAATGAGAGAAAAACTAACAGTAATTAAGGTGGGTGGCAAAATCGTAGAAGAGGAAGCCACCCTTCGTCAGTTGTTAAATGACTTTGCTGCCATTGAAGGACACAAAGTGCTGGTTCACGGCGGCGGTCGTTCGGCTACAAAGATTGCCGCACAACTGGGCATTGAAAGCAAAATGGTGAATGGTCGCCGTATTACTGATGCGGAGACATTGAAAGTGGTAACTATGGTGTATGGCGGTTTGGTCAATAAGAGTATTGTTGCCGGACTGCAGGCACGCGGAGTGAATGCACTCGGATTGACCGGAGCGGATATGAATGTGATCCGGTCGGTGAAACGTCCGGTCAAGGATGTGGATTATGGATTTGTTGGGGATGTGGAAAAGGTAGATGCAACTTTACTGTCGGATTTGATACACAAAGGAGTTGTTCCGGTGATGGCTCCATTGACACATGACGGACAGGGAAATATGCTGAATACCAATGCGGATACGATTGCCGGAGAGACGGCTAAGGCTTTGTCGGCACTGTTTGATGTGACGTTGGTATATTGTTTCGAAAAGAAAGGAGTGCTGCGTGACGAGAACGATGACGATAGTGTGATTCCGCAGATTACCCGTGCCGAATTCGAACAATACGTAGCCAACGGCGTTATTCAAGGCGGTATGATTCCGAAGTTGGAGAACTCTTTTGAAGCAATAAATGCGGGGGTGTCGGAAGTGATAATCACCTTAGCGTCAGCGATTAACGACAATGGAGGAACAAGGATAAAAAAATAATTCAAAAAAAAGTAGTGGGCGCCTGTAACTTTTCGTATCCTAGCCCGTCATTATTATAGAGATGCAAGAAATCAGCTTCCGAAACGATATTTTGCCGTTGAAAGATAAACTCTTTCGATTGGCTCTCAGAATTACTCTGGATAGAGCCGAAGCCGAGGATGTCGTTCAGGATACCATGATAAGAGTGTGGAACAAGCGTGATGAGTGGTCGCAATTCGAATCGGTCGAAGCCTATTGCCTGATTGTGGCAAAGAATCTGGCGATAGACCGGAGTCAGAAGAAAGAAGCTCAGAATGTGGAACTCACTCCGGAAATGGAGGA
This window encodes:
- the argB gene encoding acetylglutamate kinase: MREKLTVIKVGGKIVEEEATLRQLLNDFAAIEGHKVLVHGGGRSATKIAAQLGIESKMVNGRRITDAETLKVVTMVYGGLVNKSIVAGLQARGVNALGLTGADMNVIRSVKRPVKDVDYGFVGDVEKVDATLLSDLIHKGVVPVMAPLTHDGQGNMLNTNADTIAGETAKALSALFDVTLVYCFEKKGVLRDENDDDSVIPQITRAEFEQYVANGVIQGGMIPKLENSFEAINAGVSEVIITLASAINDNGGTRIKK
- a CDS encoding RNA polymerase sigma factor, with product MQEISFRNDILPLKDKLFRLALRITLDRAEAEDVVQDTMIRVWNKRDEWSQFESVEAYCLIVAKNLAIDRSQKKEAQNVELTPEMEEEPDANSPYDRMVHDEKMRIINRLVDELPEKQRLIMQLRDIEGESYKKIAALLNLTEEQVKVNLFRARQKVKQRYLEIDEYGL